In Bombus vancouverensis nearcticus chromosome 12, iyBomVanc1_principal, whole genome shotgun sequence, the genomic stretch ataaattattccAATACCAcatacatattaaaaatatatacatatgtatatttggtATAATTAAATACTATGTACACAACCAATTCataaaaatgaagaataaaatatatgttattgtttgttcattattatacattttatacatatcttttacaaaaaagaaaatgaaatatagaatttgcttaatatgaaatcaaatttaattttagtaACTTTAAGTACTAACTGTAGAACgatttttcatatatattaaGTGCATTAATGctggaaaagaaaattacattcttctttatttctatatatttaatgaaattcatTTCTTAACTATAGTCTATTTTATATATAGCCATGTAGTCTTAATCACATATAGTTATATAGTCTTAACATAATCTTTTAACTATGAGTTTCTTTCAGAAAGCTTCTCTCTGTTATtgcctaatatatataaaaaataattaatgtagaaattaaaagaaacgaTTTATGAAGTATACACTTTATTAGATGAAATGTGTCAAAAAATAACaccatatatatttattaattctaaATGTAGAATTCTGCATAactgaaaaatgtaaaatattttgttatggATAACTTATTCATAACTTATTCATATAgggaatttttaaaatatagtaGATATGAAATTCTGATTTGTTTTTTTAACTTCAGTTGTAAACAAGTTACAAACTATTCTTAAGATATTCATCAAACAAAAATAGAGCTATAGAATGATCATTTCCAGTTAATAAATTCTTCAAATCATTTATATAGCCGGCCAAATCTCGAACACGATCAGTCTGTGGTTCTATGAATCTCTCTTCAACATAATGAGCAACACCAGCATCGTTTATCTTATCATTCTTTGTAATGTCATGATGTATATTCAAGGCTTTATTCGCAAGCTCCTTTTGTCTGTCAAGTGCTTTGGCTAAACTGTGAAGTTCATTCAATTCATATGTTACTTTTCGTTCGTAAGtctaaaaaaaagatataaaacattAACAAATTTTGACATCTTTGTCTCTTtttatgttatacaatatatgaaTTATAAAGTGCAACAATCAACATACAGGTTCTGTCAAATGTGGTGGTTGATTGAAGTCCATTGTGTCACCTCGTTTGGTAACATATTTGATTATGTTAATTGCATCCTCCCACAATTCATCAGAAAATTTACGATATAATTTCTTAAATCCATGACGTTGATCTTCATAATTTCCAAAATAACTAGACATTAGCAAAAATTCGAAGCTGACTCTTATATTAGCATTTGCATATGATTGAAGATCAATCAGAGGATGTCTTTCAATATGTCCATATTTTGCATTACAGTTTAACATTGATTTTCCATctaaaaatttaaatgttaatatatttataagcaCAAAGAAATTTCAATAGAGGTATAAgtctttaaaatattaaatatttctgtaTCACCTTTTGGTATTGGGTCACATACTGCTAGTGAATCATCATAGCATGTATCTTCAGCAGCAGCAACTGCCAGAAGAATGGATAATATTCCAAAGAACAACATGTTTTCtgcaattttaaataataaataaaatattgaatatttgtGCTATTTAAATATAAGGGATCAAGTatctaatattattttaatttatctaaaattgttaaaatccatttttatttctaatatcaGTTTATTAAGGAATTATaatcttaataattttaataacttcAAAGTACATTACAAATGCGTGATTAATGATAACGACGTTAAATTTTAAATAGTATGTGTAACTAATTTCACACTTATAAGAATATGCTAAATTAATAACTGAAAAGCGATAATAAAGATGTACGATAGCCCAGTTACGAATAGAATACTGAATATGGCTTAAGATACAAAACAAATGATGTGGATTCGCACATATAATACGTATATGTCACGCGCctataataaagaaagaaaaatttatattatcaaTAGATATCAAATGCTGTACATCGGTATTTTCGTTATTACATTTACAAATGCGCAGTATCTCATATATCAAATGATAATGAAGTAACatataattaaacatttttcattattgcattaattttattttctatttatactatataaatatttgtacattaATAAATGAGATTGAAATTGCCTATATTCACATACCTGATCAAATAATGTGCTTGTACAAAGGAAGGAAACGTGAATACTCTCGCTTCGACGTTCTTCCAACAATGAACGTTGAAGAACCGTATTCGTTGGTAGTTTTCACACAGTCATAGTCAGCTGATAGGTAGGGCGCATGCGTGATAGAAAGGGGATAGAAAATTCCAGTTCGTCCCCGTCGACTACTTACGAATGATACGCATTTGTTGGtcaattattaaataatctatGATCGTACATCGTGTTTAGTTCACATACGTTCTCTTATCTAGCTTCACTAAAAGCAGCCTTCTATACCAGTGCGTATAAAGGTTGCTCCCGAAAAGTAAAATTACAAGTGCTTTCGCGATTTTTCGAATTCTAGCCTCTGAAGGAATTCAACAATGAAGCTGATTTACATTTTCCTCGTCACTTTTCTTTGCATCAATGGATCGCTAGGAAATAAACTTCAATGTAAGTCTATTATTTATCTTACAATGTTTGTTTTGAATActcttttaacatttttgtgtaaaaACATCGATTAAGGTTAGCATGGTATTTCCTAACAGATTCCATTGTGATTTCTTATCCTCTCCATTTTTAAGTCCGTATTGTCCTTGGACAAactgttttttatttcctaaaaAGATGCTAAACATACAGGTATGGTATATTTACTAATTTTGATATGTTTCAATTAGCACCTAATAATACAGcgaaataatatatgtatataattataatctgTTCGTGTCGTAATGCAACAACTTAATGCGTATATGTATTCCTCGTAAACAACTTCTTTTCCTTAAAACGTAACATATGTAAGGAAGATATATTGTACATTATTTTCTCTAATTCGTGTTTTATTTGATGTAAAATTTCAATGTGTTTCAAATAACAATATTAAAAGTTAAACAATATTAGCTTTAAATATTAGTGTTCTAAAATTATAAACATTATCAATTACCTCTATATTCTATgttttaatacattaattttcatgtaatattatttttctgttattttGAAAGAACATAATTTTACATATTGCAATGCGTTTAGACAATCAATATCATTGTTAATATTTAAGGTTCTCAACATTATCGTATATAAGAGATTATTCCCTAGACTCTAGaccatctatatatatattgtcaatAAAATGTTGAGAAtgttaaatattgacaataatattgaTCCTCTGAACACTCCTTTATATTCTTCACCTGACTTTTGAACATTTTAGGTAACTGAACTTATTTGTCATGAATATGATTTCATAGCTCACATTGTGTCATTATTCGTATGTATAAAcattgccagaaatatatattaGATATTGTGAAAATGATTATGATCCAATgcctataatataaattttttaatttcctcgTTCATTGGATTATTTATCATGTTACATGTACTTTCACTGTATATTTGTGTTctttgaaataaatatgtatttcagataatttaacattatttttatgtataaaatttatatattttgtatgttttatatcttatatattttatattatactctttatattcttaatatttttttaacctaattaaaagttatttctttatatgaatgaacaaagataaaatatttcaatgtacATCATTATTGAAAATCCATGATCAATATTACTGTTGTACATATaactaaaaagaaaattattctatattaggtgcaaaatacattaataaaataatataacaattagaGCCAGTAATTATACTATAATAAAACTAAATTTGACTTTATAAGTTCTATATATCCTTcactattatgttatattttatgtatttatttgtaataatttgtcttgaaaattaattgtctttttgtattaaaaagatatttgataCATAATTTTCTAAGCTTCAGAACAAGCTAATAGACTTTCATGATTCTAGACTGTTAATTAGTAAGCATTATCGACTATCTTATTTATACAATGATAACACTTGATAAGCTTTACGTGACAATGTAAACGTATTGATTACTTGTTCTAAAGTCCACATTCAATATAAATGTGTACTGTACATTGTTCTGAGAAGTCAGATAATTTAATCTAACCAACCTACTTTACATCATTGACTTCATTTTATAATATCACAAACTGGTTTTTGTTTCAGCCTTAAATAAAAGCTTTTAGCATTTATTCCaattttatgataattattttttatactagTTTCGTTTTTATCTACTATAGTATATTTGTTGTATATATTAATACATCAGAATACATGTATTGTatcagaaaaaattaaaaataatattcaaagtTAGACACTAACAAAATAATGGCAATTGAAGTAATTTGTAGCTAACTATATATCTTTATACTTATAAAAGATATGAGAATATAATCTTATCTTAAGTGTATACAAGATTTCATTAGATTTGATAAATTACATGTGATCATTACTTTATTATCTATTTATGATTTCAATAAGTAATATATCTACAGTATTGTGAAATGTTACAATAGTATTTCAgcatattttgtaaaaaatgttatatatagTTTTTTAAATATCGTTTATTACTTTTAgctgtttttatttctttatgtatcatttaaaattttaataaaatatatattatgtatttttatcattaataaata encodes the following:
- the Fer2LCH gene encoding ferritin 2 light chain is translated as MLFFGILSILLAVAAAEDTCYDDSLAVCDPIPKDGKSMLNCNAKYGHIERHPLIDLQSYANANIRVSFEFLLMSSYFGNYEDQRHGFKKLYRKFSDELWEDAINIIKYVTKRGDTMDFNQPPHLTEPTYERKVTYELNELHSLAKALDRQKELANKALNIHHDITKNDKINDAGVAHYVEERFIEPQTDRVRDLAGYINDLKNLLTGNDHSIALFLFDEYLKNSL